One Culturomica massiliensis DNA window includes the following coding sequences:
- a CDS encoding IS4 family transposase — MNQGKYIFAQLTDFLPRRVFDRLVEKYSGNKKIRTFTCWNQMLCMIFGQLTARDSMRELMLSLEAHKSKYYHLGFGATVSRTNLGKANRNRDYRIYEEFAYTLIAEARNSYNKNDFEVKVDGNVYAFDSSTIDLCLNVFWWAEFRKHKGGIKLHTLYDVKTSIPTIVLVTNAKVHDVNMLDELSYEKGSFYIMDKGYVDFTRLHKLHTCGAYFVTRAKDNMRFRRMYSREVDKTTGIKCDQIGILETYKSLKAYPDKLRRVKYYDEELGREFVFITNNMELSAEEVALLYKNRWQVELFFKWIKQHLKVKSFWGTTMNAVKTQVYCAIITYCLVAIVAYKLKVNRPIYEILQILSFSLLDKTPVREILTNCDYKNVKELNYKQLKISWD; from the coding sequence ATGAACCAAGGCAAATATATCTTCGCTCAACTTACAGATTTTCTTCCCCGTCGTGTCTTTGACCGTTTGGTAGAGAAGTATTCCGGGAATAAGAAAATCAGAACATTCACCTGTTGGAATCAGATGCTGTGCATGATTTTCGGACAACTGACCGCCCGAGATAGTATGCGTGAGCTTATGCTCAGCCTTGAGGCACACAAGAGCAAGTACTATCACTTGGGATTCGGTGCAACAGTTAGCCGTACCAATCTGGGGAAAGCAAACCGGAATAGAGATTATCGTATCTACGAAGAATTTGCTTATACCCTGATTGCGGAAGCCCGTAATAGCTACAACAAAAATGACTTCGAGGTGAAAGTTGACGGTAATGTTTATGCCTTTGATTCCTCCACCATAGACCTTTGTCTGAATGTTTTTTGGTGGGCGGAATTTAGGAAACACAAAGGAGGCATCAAACTTCATACCTTGTATGATGTAAAGACTTCCATACCGACAATCGTACTGGTAACCAATGCTAAAGTACATGACGTAAACATGCTGGATGAGTTGAGTTATGAAAAGGGAAGTTTCTATATCATGGATAAAGGATATGTTGACTTCACCCGTTTGCATAAGCTTCACACCTGTGGTGCTTACTTCGTTACACGTGCAAAGGATAATATGAGATTCCGTAGAATGTATTCCCGTGAAGTCGATAAAACAACCGGAATAAAATGTGACCAGATTGGAATACTTGAAACGTATAAATCGCTCAAAGCATATCCGGACAAACTTCGGCGGGTTAAATACTACGATGAAGAACTGGGCAGAGAATTTGTGTTCATCACCAACAACATGGAACTCTCAGCAGAGGAAGTAGCCTTGCTATACAAGAACCGTTGGCAGGTGGAACTATTTTTCAAATGGATAAAGCAACACCTGAAAGTAAAATCTTTTTGGGGAACCACGATGAATGCAGTCAAGACACAAGTCTACTGTGCCATCATAACATACTGTCTGGTTGCCATTGTCGCTTACAAATTGAAAGTTAACCGTCCAATCTACGAAATCCTACAAATTTTGAGTTTTTCTCTACTGGATAAAACGCCTGTAAGAGAGATACTTACCAATTGCGATTACAAAAATGTCAAAGAACTAAATTATAAACAATTGAAAATCAGCTGGGACTAA
- a CDS encoding glycosyltransferase family 39 protein — protein sequence MKYYGVGFEILPALIIKYFGMEEHEYLIRHVLCAIFGFLFMLFAALTARELKDWKLAIVTLLLMGLSPIVFGLSFLDSKDVPMAAGFAMAVYGFLRIYKKIPLFKLPDVILTIVGIALAVSIRVGGLLLPFYFAAGGIMLFFFRKDLRKSLLKRPYKSLGRFIGIALGIVVVGVVLGCCAYPNFFYEGPVMHIKNAFKLVKEFKQQIPMLYEGEIISSLHLPDFYLLKSYLTTIPLITWAGIVLFVLQAKKVWMNYDRMAVLFILFTLLFPPLYITLGGSNIYNGWRHSLFIFSSFAVVAAIGFYETYYSLKNARLRKGFVLAAVIGAMPTACWMVNNSKYCYSYYNALIAQPYLNYDMDYYETSCQIGYDWLVKNVISKSDTLVRVGAKNITVPNYQKVRKYKNAEVHLCSFRGFAEYDYDYIILSLQFIPVQVLKTFFPPRGAVHLEYIEGHPVCAVIKKENKFDSEGIRQLKMANIDRGMELLEKAYAYNPQNFGIWFWMGYGYYYQKEYRKAIEFWGKYLSFWPGSAEQNEIALVCAGRAFVELGMYDQAIQILKQAENTVRSENYRKFLITNLGIAYARKKVYRQAIPYLEKAVQFSPELQGLLSECYKKLQK from the coding sequence ATGAAATATTATGGTGTCGGGTTTGAGATTTTGCCGGCCCTTATCATCAAATATTTCGGAATGGAGGAACATGAATATCTGATACGGCATGTGTTGTGTGCTATTTTCGGTTTTTTATTTATGCTTTTTGCGGCTTTGACAGCCAGAGAATTAAAAGATTGGAAGTTAGCTATTGTGACTTTGCTTTTGATGGGATTGTCTCCGATTGTTTTCGGGTTGTCTTTTCTGGATAGCAAAGATGTCCCTATGGCTGCGGGCTTCGCTATGGCCGTTTATGGCTTTTTGCGGATATATAAGAAAATACCTTTGTTTAAGCTGCCGGATGTGATATTGACGATTGTCGGGATCGCTTTGGCCGTGAGCATTCGTGTCGGAGGATTGTTATTGCCTTTTTATTTTGCTGCCGGAGGTATTATGCTTTTCTTTTTCCGGAAGGATTTGAGAAAATCGCTCCTGAAAAGACCCTATAAATCTTTGGGCCGTTTTATTGGTATTGCTTTAGGGATTGTTGTTGTCGGTGTCGTATTGGGGTGTTGTGCTTACCCTAACTTTTTTTATGAAGGGCCGGTTATGCATATAAAAAATGCCTTTAAGCTGGTAAAGGAGTTCAAACAACAGATACCGATGTTGTATGAAGGAGAGATCATAAGTTCGTTACATTTACCTGATTTCTATCTTTTAAAAAGCTATTTGACAACAATACCTCTTATTACCTGGGCGGGTATTGTATTGTTTGTTTTGCAAGCGAAAAAGGTATGGATGAATTATGACCGGATGGCTGTATTGTTTATTTTATTTACTCTTTTGTTTCCTCCTTTGTATATAACTTTGGGAGGTTCCAATATTTACAACGGTTGGCGGCATTCTTTGTTTATCTTTTCTTCTTTTGCCGTAGTTGCAGCGATCGGTTTTTACGAAACTTATTATAGCTTGAAAAATGCCCGCCTGCGTAAAGGTTTTGTCTTGGCGGCAGTAATAGGGGCTATGCCGACGGCTTGTTGGATGGTCAATAATTCGAAATACTGCTACTCTTACTATAACGCATTGATAGCACAACCTTATCTGAATTATGATATGGATTACTATGAGACATCCTGTCAGATTGGATACGATTGGTTGGTAAAGAATGTGATTTCTAAATCCGATACTTTGGTGCGGGTCGGAGCGAAGAATATCACTGTGCCCAATTATCAGAAAGTCCGGAAATATAAAAACGCAGAAGTACATCTGTGTTCTTTCAGAGGGTTTGCCGAATATGATTACGATTATATCATTTTATCATTGCAATTTATTCCGGTTCAGGTATTGAAGACGTTTTTTCCTCCCCGGGGTGCGGTTCATTTGGAATATATAGAGGGACATCCGGTTTGCGCTGTTATAAAGAAAGAAAATAAATTCGATAGTGAGGGTATCCGGCAGCTTAAAATGGCTAATATTGACCGGGGAATGGAATTATTGGAAAAAGCTTATGCTTATAATCCTCAAAACTTTGGTATTTGGTTTTGGATGGGATATGGTTATTATTATCAGAAAGAATATCGGAAAGCGATAGAATTCTGGGGGAAATATCTCTCTTTCTGGCCGGGGTCGGCAGAGCAGAACGAAATAGCGCTTGTGTGTGCCGGACGGGCTTTTGTGGAACTGGGGATGTACGATCAGGCGATACAGATATTGAAACAGGCGGAAAATACGGTCCGTTCGGAAAATTACCGGAAATTCTTAATTACGAATCTGGGGATTGCCTATGCCCGGAAGAAAGTTTACCGGCAAGCAATTCCTTATTTGGAAAAAGCTGTTCAATTTTCACCGGAATTGCAGGGGCTGTTGTCCGAATGTTATAAAAAACTTCAGAAATAG